One Mycobacterium kubicae genomic window carries:
- the dmpG gene encoding 4-hydroxy-2-oxovalerate aldolase — MSTDIWDVRLTDTSLRDGSHHKRHQFTKEEVGAIVAALDTAGVPVIEVTHGDGLGGSSFNYGFSKTPEQELIKLAAETAKEAKIAFLMLPGVGTKEDIKEAQDNGGSICRIATHCTEADVSIQHFGLARDLGLETVGFLMMAHTIPPEKLAAQARIMADAGCQCVYVVDSAGALVLEGVADRVSALVAELGDDAQVGFHGHENLGLGVANSVEAVRAGAKQIDGSCRRFGAGAGNAPVEALIGVFDKIGVKTGIDFFDIADAAEEVVAPAMPAECLLDRNALIMGYSGVYSSFLKHAVRQSERYGVPAHKLLHRAGQRKLIGGQEDQLIDIALEIKRELESTDAASQ, encoded by the coding sequence ATGAGCACCGATATCTGGGACGTGCGGCTCACCGACACGTCGCTGCGCGACGGATCGCATCACAAGCGGCACCAGTTCACCAAGGAGGAAGTGGGCGCCATTGTGGCGGCGCTCGACACCGCGGGAGTGCCGGTGATCGAGGTGACCCACGGCGACGGACTGGGCGGCTCGTCGTTCAACTATGGCTTCTCCAAGACGCCCGAGCAGGAACTGATCAAGCTCGCCGCCGAGACGGCCAAAGAAGCCAAGATCGCGTTCTTGATGCTGCCCGGCGTGGGCACCAAAGAGGACATCAAGGAAGCGCAAGACAACGGCGGCTCCATCTGCCGCATTGCCACCCATTGCACCGAAGCCGACGTGTCGATTCAGCACTTCGGCCTGGCACGCGACCTGGGGCTGGAGACGGTCGGCTTCCTGATGATGGCCCACACCATCCCGCCGGAGAAGCTCGCCGCCCAGGCGCGCATCATGGCCGATGCTGGTTGCCAATGCGTCTACGTCGTCGACTCCGCCGGCGCCCTGGTACTCGAAGGGGTGGCCGACCGCGTCTCGGCGCTGGTCGCCGAACTCGGCGACGACGCCCAGGTCGGCTTCCACGGCCACGAGAACCTCGGGCTCGGCGTGGCCAACTCGGTCGAGGCCGTTCGGGCCGGCGCGAAACAGATCGACGGCTCCTGCCGCCGGTTCGGCGCGGGTGCCGGCAACGCTCCCGTCGAAGCGCTTATCGGGGTGTTCGACAAGATCGGGGTCAAGACCGGCATCGACTTCTTCGACATCGCCGACGCCGCCGAGGAGGTGGTGGCCCCCGCCATGCCCGCCGAATGCCTGCTGGATCGCAACGCCCTGATCATGGGCTACTCCGGGGTCTACTCCAGCTTCCTCAAGCATGCCGTGCGGCAGTCCGAGCGCTATGGCGTCCCGGCCCACAAGCTTTTGCACCGGGCGGGTCAACGCAAGCTTATCGGCGGCCAGGAAGACCAGCTCATCGACATCGCGCTGGAGATCAAACGCGAGCTAGAGAGCACAGACGCCGCTTCGCAGTAG
- a CDS encoding acetaldehyde dehydrogenase (acetylating), protein MPSKASVAIVGSGNISTDLLYKLLRSDWLEPRWMVGIDPESEGLARARKLGLETTHEGVDWLLAQSEKPDLVFEATSAYVHKAAAPKYAEAGIRAIDLTPAAVGPAVIPPANLREHLDAPNVNMITCGGQATIPIVYAVSRVVEVPYAEIVASVASVSAGPGTRANIDEFTKTTSRGVETIGGAERGKAIIILNPADPPMIMRDTIFCAIPEDADRDAIAKSIHEVVAEVQTYVPGYRLLNEPQFDEPSMHSGGRAVVTTFVEVEGAGDYLPPYAGNLDIMTAAATKVGEEIAKETLSEAVGGAR, encoded by the coding sequence ATGCCGTCGAAGGCGAGTGTGGCCATTGTCGGGTCGGGCAACATCAGCACCGATCTGCTGTACAAGCTGCTGCGGTCGGACTGGCTGGAACCACGCTGGATGGTGGGTATCGACCCGGAAAGCGAAGGGCTCGCCCGGGCGCGCAAGCTCGGACTCGAGACGACGCACGAAGGTGTCGATTGGCTGCTCGCGCAGTCGGAGAAGCCGGACCTGGTTTTCGAGGCGACCAGCGCCTACGTGCACAAGGCGGCGGCACCCAAGTATGCCGAGGCCGGAATCCGTGCCATCGACCTCACTCCGGCCGCCGTGGGTCCGGCCGTCATTCCGCCCGCCAACCTGCGTGAGCATCTGGACGCTCCCAACGTCAACATGATCACCTGCGGGGGGCAGGCGACGATCCCGATCGTGTACGCGGTGTCTCGGGTGGTCGAGGTGCCATACGCCGAAATCGTCGCCTCGGTGGCGTCGGTGTCGGCCGGCCCGGGCACCCGCGCCAACATCGACGAATTCACCAAGACGACCTCGCGCGGTGTGGAGACGATCGGTGGGGCCGAGCGCGGCAAAGCCATCATCATCCTCAACCCCGCCGATCCGCCAATGATCATGCGCGACACCATCTTCTGCGCAATTCCCGAAGACGCCGATCGGGACGCGATCGCCAAGTCAATCCACGAGGTGGTGGCCGAGGTGCAGACGTACGTGCCCGGCTATCGTCTGCTCAACGAACCGCAGTTCGACGAGCCATCGATGCACTCCGGCGGGCGCGCGGTGGTCACCACATTCGTCGAGGTCGAGGGTGCCGGCGATTACCTGCCGCCCTACGCGGGAAACCTCGACATCATGACCGCCGCGGCCACGAAAGTGGGCGAGGAGATTGCCAAAGAGACGTTGTCTGAGGCGGTAGGAGGCGCGCGATGA
- a CDS encoding 2-keto-4-pentenoate hydratase, whose translation MLSVGVRDELAADLAQAERSREPIAPLTAAHPHIDVVDAYEIQLINIRQRIAEGARVVGHKVGLSSKAMQQMMGVDEPDYGHLLDEMQVFEDTPVKAANYLYPRVEVEVGFILAQDLPGAGCSEEDVLAGTEALVPSIELIDTRITNWKIALCDTIADNASSAGFVLGQARVSPADIDVKTIDAVLTRNGEVVAEGRSDAVLGNPVTAVAWLARKVESFGVRLKAGDVVLPGSCTRAIDARAGDEFVADFAGLGSVRLSFE comes from the coding sequence ATGCTCAGTGTGGGCGTCCGCGACGAGCTGGCCGCGGACTTGGCGCAAGCCGAGCGCAGCCGCGAACCGATCGCCCCGCTGACCGCCGCACACCCCCACATCGACGTCGTCGACGCCTATGAGATCCAGCTGATCAATATCCGCCAGCGGATCGCCGAGGGCGCCCGGGTGGTGGGGCACAAGGTGGGCCTGTCGTCGAAGGCGATGCAGCAGATGATGGGTGTCGACGAGCCCGACTACGGACATCTGCTGGACGAGATGCAGGTCTTCGAAGACACGCCGGTCAAGGCGGCCAACTACCTCTATCCCCGGGTCGAGGTCGAGGTGGGCTTCATTCTGGCGCAGGACCTGCCCGGCGCGGGCTGCTCCGAAGAGGACGTGCTGGCGGGCACCGAAGCGCTGGTGCCGTCGATCGAGTTGATCGACACTCGGATCACCAACTGGAAGATCGCCCTGTGTGACACCATCGCCGACAACGCGTCGTCGGCGGGTTTCGTGCTGGGGCAGGCGCGGGTGTCGCCGGCTGACATCGACGTCAAGACGATTGATGCAGTGTTGACCCGCAATGGTGAGGTCGTCGCCGAGGGACGCAGCGATGCGGTGTTGGGCAATCCGGTCACGGCGGTGGCGTGGCTGGCCCGTAAGGTGGAGAGTTTTGGTGTGCGTTTGAAGGCTGGCGACGTTGTGCTGCCCGGATCCTGCACCCGCGCGATCGACGCTCGCGCCGGTGACGAGTTCGTCGCCGACTTCGCCGGGCTGGGTTCGGTCCGGTTGTCGTTTGAATAA
- the kstD gene encoding 3-oxosteroid 1-dehydrogenase, producing the protein MTAQAYDVVVIGSGAAGMVAALAAAHRGLSTVVIEKAPHFGGSTARSGGGVWIPNNEVLKKAGVTDTPEAARTYLHGIVGDVVEPERIDTYLDRGPEMLSFVLRHTPLKMCWVPGYSDYYPEAPGGRPGGRSIEPKPFDANKLGPDLPHLEPAYSKVPLNVVVLQQDYVRLNLLKRHPKGLLRSLRVGARTFWAKSTGKSLVGMGRALIAPLRIGLRDAGVPVLLNTALTDLYVEDGVVRGVYVEDKTVDNAEPRLIRATKGVILASGGFERNEQMRVKYQRAPINAEWTVGAAANTGDGIVAAEKLGAALELMEDAWWGPTIPLPNGPWFALSERNAPGSIIVNSSGQRFMNEALPYVEATHRMYGGIHGQGPGPGENLPAWMILDQQCRDRYLFAGLQGGQRFPRKWLEKGAVVVADSIPELAAKIGVDADGLKQTVERFNGFARSGVDEDFHRGESAYDKYYSDPTNKPNPSLGELTHAPYYAVKMVPGDLGTKGGIRTDVHGRALRDDGSIIEGLYAAGNVSSPVMGHTYPGPGGTIGPAMTFGYLAALHIAGAN; encoded by the coding sequence ATGACAGCACAGGCGTACGACGTCGTCGTTATCGGGAGCGGCGCCGCGGGCATGGTGGCTGCGCTGGCTGCCGCGCATCGAGGTCTTTCGACGGTAGTCATCGAGAAGGCCCCGCATTTCGGCGGTTCGACGGCGCGCTCGGGCGGTGGCGTCTGGATCCCCAACAACGAGGTCCTCAAGAAGGCCGGCGTCACCGACACGCCCGAAGCCGCCCGCACGTACTTGCACGGCATCGTCGGTGACGTCGTCGAACCGGAGCGCATCGACACCTACCTCGACCGCGGACCCGAAATGTTGTCGTTCGTACTCCGGCACACCCCGCTGAAGATGTGCTGGGTCCCCGGCTATTCCGACTACTACCCCGAAGCGCCCGGCGGACGCCCCGGTGGGCGGTCGATTGAGCCGAAGCCGTTCGACGCCAACAAGCTTGGTCCCGACCTGCCACACCTGGAGCCCGCCTACAGCAAGGTTCCGCTGAATGTTGTTGTCCTGCAGCAGGATTACGTGCGGCTGAACCTACTCAAGCGACACCCCAAGGGCTTGTTGCGCAGTCTGCGGGTGGGTGCCCGCACTTTCTGGGCGAAGTCGACCGGCAAGAGTTTGGTCGGCATGGGGCGGGCGCTGATTGCGCCGCTGCGGATCGGGTTGCGGGACGCGGGTGTACCGGTGTTGCTCAACACCGCGCTGACCGACCTGTACGTCGAGGACGGCGTCGTGCGTGGTGTCTACGTCGAGGACAAGACCGTCGACAACGCCGAACCCCGCTTGATCCGGGCGACCAAGGGGGTGATCCTGGCGTCCGGCGGGTTCGAGCGCAATGAGCAGATGCGGGTCAAATACCAACGCGCCCCCATCAACGCCGAATGGACGGTGGGCGCGGCCGCCAACACCGGCGACGGCATCGTCGCCGCCGAAAAGCTCGGCGCCGCTCTGGAATTGATGGAAGACGCGTGGTGGGGTCCGACCATCCCGCTCCCCAACGGCCCGTGGTTCGCGTTGTCGGAACGCAATGCGCCCGGCTCCATCATCGTCAATTCCAGCGGGCAGCGGTTCATGAACGAAGCCCTGCCCTACGTCGAAGCCACCCACCGCATGTACGGCGGCATTCACGGGCAAGGACCCGGTCCCGGCGAGAACCTGCCGGCGTGGATGATTCTCGACCAGCAATGCCGCGACAGGTATCTGTTCGCCGGATTGCAAGGTGGGCAGCGGTTCCCGCGTAAGTGGCTGGAGAAGGGTGCGGTGGTCGTCGCCGACAGCATCCCTGAACTGGCGGCCAAGATCGGCGTCGACGCCGACGGATTGAAGCAAACGGTGGAGCGGTTCAACGGGTTCGCGCGCAGCGGTGTGGACGAGGATTTCCACCGCGGCGAAAGCGCCTACGACAAGTACTACAGCGACCCCACCAACAAACCCAACCCCAGCCTGGGTGAGCTGACGCACGCACCGTACTACGCGGTGAAGATGGTGCCCGGCGACCTGGGCACCAAGGGCGGAATCCGCACCGACGTGCACGGACGAGCGCTGCGCGACGACGGCAGCATCATCGAAGGACTCTACGCCGCAGGCAATGTCAGCTCCCCGGTCATGGGGCATACCTACCCGGGCCCGGGCGGCACCATTGGCCCGGCCATGACGTTCGGCTACCTGGCGGCGCTGCACATTGCGGGAGCGAACTGA
- a CDS encoding MaoC family dehydratase produces the protein MPIDVDVALAAELDPIEFSWSSSDVQLYHLALGAGKDPMDARELRYLVDDTPQVLPTFGNVAATFHATKPPTVRFPGIDIELGKVLHASERVEVPTPLPPSGSAKAVTRFTDIWDKGKAAVIWSETAVTAPDGTLLWTQRRSIFARGEGGFGGERGPSSSDAAPDRAPDLEVAMPVLPQQALLYRLCGDRNPLHSDPEFAAAAGFPQPILHGLCTYGMTCKAITDSLLDGDATAVAAYGARFAGVAYPGETLQVNIWKEDGRFLAGVIAPARDNAVVLSGVELVPA, from the coding sequence ATGCCGATCGACGTCGACGTTGCGCTGGCCGCGGAGCTGGATCCGATCGAATTCTCTTGGTCCAGTAGCGATGTGCAGCTCTATCACCTGGCGCTGGGTGCCGGCAAGGATCCGATGGATGCCCGCGAACTGCGTTATCTGGTGGACGACACGCCACAGGTGTTGCCCACCTTCGGCAATGTGGCCGCCACCTTCCATGCCACCAAGCCGCCGACTGTGCGGTTCCCCGGCATCGACATCGAGCTGGGCAAGGTCTTACATGCCAGCGAGCGGGTGGAAGTGCCTACGCCGCTGCCCCCTTCCGGATCGGCGAAGGCAGTGACACGGTTCACCGACATCTGGGACAAGGGCAAGGCCGCGGTGATCTGGAGCGAGACGGCGGTCACCGCACCGGACGGCACGCTGCTGTGGACGCAGCGGCGGTCCATCTTCGCCCGCGGCGAGGGTGGCTTCGGCGGGGAGCGCGGCCCCTCGTCGTCGGACGCTGCCCCGGACCGAGCACCCGATCTCGAGGTCGCGATGCCGGTGCTGCCGCAGCAGGCGCTGCTGTACCGGCTGTGCGGGGACCGCAACCCGCTGCACTCCGATCCCGAATTCGCTGCTGCCGCAGGTTTTCCGCAGCCGATCCTGCACGGGCTGTGCACTTACGGCATGACCTGCAAGGCGATCACCGATTCGCTGCTGGACGGCGACGCGACGGCCGTCGCCGCCTATGGCGCCCGCTTCGCGGGTGTGGCCTATCCCGGTGAGACGCTTCAGGTGAACATCTGGAAAGAGGACGGCCGCTTCCTGGCGGGCGTCATCGCCCCTGCCCGCGACAATGCGGTGGTGCTCAGCGGCGTGGAGTTGGTCCCGGCGTAG
- a CDS encoding endonuclease domain-containing protein, whose amino-acid sequence MHEPFIGSEAIAARELTKAELATQYRRLFPDVYVGRYVEVTAVSRAYAGWLWTGRRGVLAGFSAAALHGSRWVADAQAVDLLHDNRRCPPGIQTHRDRFEDDEIEMRAGMPVTSPARTALDFGCWYPTVSAVAAIDALARATDVKSADVELLSLRYGGRRGIARARRALDLFDAGAQSPKESWLRVILMQAGLPRPQTQIPISDEFGQDFAYLDMGWPELKVAVEYDGEQHRTDQRQYKWDSRRRETLERLGWVVIRVLAGDRPADIVRRVKEALARRVCG is encoded by the coding sequence GTGCACGAGCCGTTCATCGGTAGCGAGGCCATCGCTGCGCGCGAATTGACCAAGGCGGAACTAGCTACCCAGTACCGCCGATTGTTCCCCGACGTCTACGTCGGGCGCTACGTCGAGGTCACCGCGGTGTCGCGCGCCTACGCCGGTTGGTTGTGGACGGGACGACGAGGCGTGCTTGCAGGGTTTTCGGCAGCGGCACTGCACGGGAGTCGATGGGTTGCCGACGCGCAGGCCGTAGACCTGTTACACGACAACCGCCGTTGTCCGCCAGGAATACAGACACACCGCGACCGCTTCGAAGACGACGAGATTGAGATGCGCGCTGGTATGCCGGTCACCTCGCCGGCACGCACCGCACTCGACTTCGGTTGCTGGTATCCCACCGTGTCGGCGGTGGCAGCCATCGACGCGCTGGCTCGCGCCACCGACGTCAAATCCGCTGACGTGGAGTTGCTTTCACTCAGATACGGTGGGCGGCGTGGCATTGCGCGGGCGCGCCGGGCGCTCGACCTGTTCGACGCAGGTGCTCAGTCTCCCAAGGAGTCCTGGCTGCGGGTCATCTTGATGCAAGCGGGTTTACCGCGGCCACAAACCCAGATTCCAATCAGCGATGAGTTCGGCCAAGATTTCGCTTACCTCGACATGGGGTGGCCGGAACTGAAAGTCGCTGTCGAGTATGACGGTGAACAACACCGAACCGATCAGCGACAGTACAAGTGGGATAGTCGGCGGCGAGAAACCCTCGAGCGTCTTGGGTGGGTGGTGATTCGCGTGCTTGCTGGGGACCGTCCCGCCGACATCGTTCGCCGAGTGAAGGAGGCATTAGCCCGGCGAGTGTGCGGCTAG
- a CDS encoding lipid-transfer protein: MLSGKAAIVGIGATDFSKNSGRSELRLAAEAVQDALDDAGLSPSDVDGLTTFTMDTNTEIAVARAAGIGELKFFSKIHYGGGAACATVQHAAMAVATGIADVVVAYRAFNERSGMRFGQVQTRLTENADSTGVDNSFSYPHGLSTPAAQVAMIARRYMHLSGATSRDFGAVSVADRKHAAKNPKAYFYEKPITIEDHQNSRWIAEPLRLLDCCQETDGAVAIVVTSVERARDLKQRPAVIEAASQGSSPDQYTMVSYYRPELDGLPEMGLVGRQLWQQSGLQPTDIQTAILYDHFTPFTLIQLEELGFCGRGEAKDFVADGAIEVGGRLPINTHGGQLGEAYIHGMNGIAEGVRQLRGTSVNPVPDVEHVLVTAGTGVPTSGLILS, encoded by the coding sequence GTGTTGTCCGGTAAGGCCGCGATTGTCGGTATCGGCGCCACTGACTTCTCCAAGAACTCCGGCCGCAGCGAACTGCGGCTGGCGGCCGAGGCGGTGCAGGACGCGCTCGACGACGCGGGCCTTTCGCCGTCCGACGTGGACGGGCTGACCACCTTCACCATGGACACCAACACCGAGATCGCCGTCGCGCGTGCGGCGGGAATTGGTGAGCTCAAGTTCTTTTCGAAGATCCACTATGGCGGCGGCGCGGCGTGCGCGACCGTCCAACATGCCGCGATGGCCGTTGCCACCGGCATCGCCGATGTGGTGGTGGCGTACCGGGCCTTCAACGAGCGCTCGGGCATGCGGTTCGGGCAGGTGCAGACCCGGCTCACCGAGAACGCCGACTCCACCGGCGTAGACAACTCGTTCTCCTACCCGCACGGGCTTTCGACGCCGGCCGCGCAGGTGGCGATGATCGCGCGGCGGTACATGCACCTGTCGGGTGCGACCAGTCGGGACTTCGGCGCGGTGTCGGTGGCCGACCGCAAGCACGCCGCCAAGAACCCCAAGGCATACTTCTACGAGAAGCCGATAACCATTGAGGATCACCAGAATTCGCGGTGGATCGCCGAGCCGTTGCGATTGCTGGACTGCTGCCAGGAGACCGACGGCGCGGTGGCGATCGTGGTCACGTCGGTCGAGCGCGCCCGCGACCTCAAGCAACGTCCGGCGGTGATCGAGGCGGCGTCGCAGGGGTCGAGCCCCGACCAGTACACGATGGTCAGCTACTACCGGCCCGAGCTGGACGGGCTGCCGGAGATGGGTCTGGTGGGCCGGCAGTTGTGGCAGCAGTCGGGACTGCAGCCGACGGATATTCAGACGGCCATCTTGTACGACCACTTCACGCCGTTCACGCTGATTCAGTTGGAAGAGTTGGGATTTTGTGGTCGCGGGGAGGCCAAGGACTTCGTCGCCGACGGTGCCATCGAGGTAGGCGGGCGCCTGCCCATCAACACCCACGGCGGTCAACTCGGTGAGGCCTACATCCACGGCATGAACGGCATCGCCGAGGGGGTTCGTCAGCTGCGTGGTACATCGGTGAACCCCGTCCCGGACGTCGAGCATGTCCTGGTGACCGCGGGCACGGGTGTCCCGACCTCGGGGTTGATTCTGAGCTAG
- a CDS encoding MaoC family dehydratase encodes MSAPAVAVGTTLPELKLYGDPTFIISTALATRDFQDVHHDRDKAIAKGSKDIFVNILTDTGLVQRYVTDWAGPSALIKSIGLRLGVPWYAYDTVTFSGEVTAIENGLITVKVFGRNSLGDHVIATVTLTMGDA; translated from the coding sequence ATGAGCGCGCCGGCCGTGGCAGTGGGCACCACGCTTCCGGAACTGAAGCTCTACGGAGATCCGACGTTCATCATCTCAACGGCGTTGGCTACCCGGGACTTTCAGGATGTGCATCACGACCGGGACAAGGCGATCGCCAAAGGCTCGAAAGACATCTTCGTCAACATCCTCACCGATACCGGGCTGGTGCAGCGCTACGTCACCGACTGGGCCGGCCCGTCGGCGCTGATCAAGTCGATCGGGTTGCGGCTGGGGGTGCCGTGGTACGCCTATGACACGGTGACGTTTTCTGGTGAGGTGACGGCGATCGAGAATGGCCTGATCACGGTGAAAGTGTTCGGCCGCAACAGCCTTGGCGACCACGTCATTGCCACGGTGACGCTGACGATGGGAGACGCCTAG
- a CDS encoding bifunctional MaoC family dehydratase N-terminal/OB-fold nucleic acid binding domain-containing protein, with protein sequence MTDIQEAVAEIKAAGAAKPRAARDPVNQPMINNWVEAIGDRNPIYVDEAAARAVGHPGIVAPPAMIQVWTMFGLAGQRPTDDPLGPIMKLFDDSGYIGVVATNCEQTYHRYLRPGEQVSITSEMGDVIGPKQTALGEGWFVNQHIIWRVGDEDVAEMNWRILKFKPRESESGSAAAVPEDLDPDAMMRPSSSRDTAFFWEGVKAHELRIQKRGDGSLQHPPVPAVWQDPAAPIDYVVSSGKGTVFSYVVHHAPKVPGRTLPFVIALVELEEGVRMLGELRNVDHAQVEVGMPVHATYIDFPAGDSGPEWSLYAWEPDA encoded by the coding sequence ATGACGGACATTCAGGAGGCCGTCGCCGAGATCAAGGCGGCCGGCGCGGCCAAGCCGCGCGCGGCGCGCGACCCGGTGAATCAGCCGATGATCAACAACTGGGTCGAGGCAATCGGTGATCGCAACCCCATCTATGTCGACGAGGCTGCGGCCCGCGCCGTCGGCCATCCGGGAATTGTGGCTCCGCCGGCGATGATTCAAGTGTGGACGATGTTCGGCCTGGCCGGCCAGCGTCCGACCGATGATCCGCTGGGCCCGATCATGAAGCTGTTCGACGACTCCGGATACATCGGCGTGGTTGCCACCAACTGCGAGCAGACCTATCACCGCTATTTGCGGCCCGGCGAGCAGGTCAGCATCACCTCCGAGATGGGCGATGTCATCGGGCCCAAGCAGACCGCGCTGGGCGAAGGGTGGTTCGTCAACCAGCACATCATCTGGCGCGTCGGCGACGAAGACGTCGCCGAAATGAATTGGCGCATCCTGAAGTTCAAGCCGCGCGAGTCGGAATCCGGATCGGCTGCGGCCGTGCCCGAAGACCTCGATCCGGACGCAATGATGCGTCCGTCGTCGTCTCGGGACACCGCGTTCTTTTGGGAAGGGGTCAAAGCCCACGAGCTGCGAATCCAGAAGCGCGGCGACGGCAGCCTGCAACACCCACCGGTGCCGGCGGTGTGGCAGGACCCGGCGGCGCCCATCGACTACGTCGTCTCCAGCGGCAAGGGCACGGTGTTCAGTTACGTGGTGCACCACGCGCCGAAAGTGCCTGGGCGCACCCTGCCGTTCGTGATCGCCTTGGTGGAACTCGAGGAAGGCGTACGCATGCTCGGCGAGCTACGCAACGTCGACCACGCCCAAGTGGAGGTCGGGATGCCCGTCCACGCAACCTATATCGACTTTCCGGCCGGTGACTCCGGACCGGAGTGGAGCCTGTACGCCTGGGAGCCGGACGCATGA
- the fadE29 gene encoding acyl-CoA dehydrogenase FadE29, with product MFIELTPEQRQLQAQIRQYFSNLISSDEMKEMEKDRHGAAYRAVIRRMGQDGMLGVGWPKEFGGHGFGPIEQQIFVNEAHRADVPLPAVTLQTVGPTLQQFGSEMQKKKFLPGILAGEVHFAIGYSEPEAGTDLASLRTTAVRQGDEYIVNGQKMWTTGGHDADYIWLACRTDPDAVKHKGISILIVDTKDPGYSWTPVILSDGAHHTNATYYNDVRVPVDMLVGEENAGWRLITTQLNNERVMLGPAGRFASIYDRVHAWASKPGGDGVTPIDHADVKRALGEIHAIWRINELLNWQVAAAGEDINVADAASTKVFGTERVQYVGRLAEEIVGKYGNAAEPDTAELLEWLDSQTKRNLVITFGGGVNEVMREMIAAAGLKVPRVPR from the coding sequence ATGTTCATCGAACTGACTCCGGAGCAGCGACAACTGCAAGCTCAGATCCGCCAGTACTTCTCGAACCTCATCTCGTCCGACGAGATGAAGGAGATGGAGAAGGACCGCCACGGCGCGGCCTATCGCGCGGTTATCCGCCGTATGGGTCAAGACGGGATGCTCGGCGTTGGCTGGCCAAAAGAGTTCGGCGGCCACGGATTTGGCCCGATCGAGCAGCAGATCTTCGTCAACGAGGCGCACCGGGCCGACGTTCCACTCCCCGCTGTCACGCTGCAGACGGTTGGTCCCACGCTGCAGCAGTTCGGCAGCGAGATGCAGAAGAAGAAATTCCTGCCCGGCATCCTGGCCGGTGAGGTGCACTTCGCAATCGGATACAGCGAACCGGAGGCCGGCACCGACCTCGCTTCGCTGCGTACCACGGCCGTACGTCAGGGTGACGAGTACATCGTCAACGGTCAGAAGATGTGGACCACCGGCGGACACGATGCCGACTACATCTGGTTGGCCTGCCGCACCGACCCCGACGCCGTCAAGCACAAGGGCATTTCGATTCTCATCGTGGACACCAAGGACCCCGGCTATTCGTGGACGCCGGTCATCTTGTCCGACGGCGCGCACCACACCAACGCCACCTATTACAACGACGTACGGGTGCCGGTGGACATGTTGGTCGGCGAGGAGAACGCCGGCTGGCGGTTGATCACCACCCAGCTCAACAACGAGCGGGTGATGCTCGGCCCGGCGGGCCGGTTCGCCAGCATCTACGACCGGGTGCACGCCTGGGCGTCCAAGCCCGGCGGTGACGGAGTCACGCCGATCGACCACGCCGACGTCAAACGCGCACTAGGTGAGATCCACGCTATTTGGCGGATCAACGAGCTGCTCAACTGGCAGGTGGCCGCCGCGGGTGAGGACATCAACGTCGCCGACGCCGCGTCGACGAAAGTCTTTGGTACTGAGCGGGTTCAGTATGTCGGTCGGCTCGCCGAGGAAATCGTCGGCAAGTACGGCAACGCGGCCGAGCCGGACACCGCCGAGCTGCTCGAGTGGCTCGACTCGCAGACCAAACGCAATCTTGTGATCACCTTCGGTGGAGGAGTCAACGAAGTGATGCGGGAGATGATCGCCGCCGCGGGCCTCAAGGTGCCCAGGGTGCCTCGATGA